One bacterium DNA window includes the following coding sequences:
- a CDS encoding PIN domain-containing protein, with amino-acid sequence MAKTNYVLIDYENVQPKELTLLNDGSFKVKVFVGPNQGKIPLGLAMALQSLGGNAEYVLLETAGRNALDFHIAYYIGTLSVQDPTAGFHIISKDSGFDALIKHLAGKGIVVCRSAGIAGIPRPTPHPALDAQVQTAVKDLIRRAETRPRTMKTLRSTLHALFRKQLSEQELTALLDALCKEGMVKIDGMKVTYDLPSKNVTDVSGREKDASL; translated from the coding sequence ATGGCAAAAACAAACTACGTCCTGATCGACTACGAAAACGTCCAGCCGAAGGAGCTCACGCTCCTCAATGATGGATCGTTCAAGGTCAAAGTGTTCGTTGGCCCGAATCAGGGAAAGATCCCGCTCGGTCTCGCCATGGCGCTCCAATCGTTGGGCGGAAATGCCGAGTATGTGCTGCTCGAAACGGCTGGGCGGAACGCGCTCGACTTCCATATCGCCTACTACATCGGCACGCTGTCGGTTCAGGACCCAACGGCGGGTTTCCACATCATCTCGAAGGACTCCGGGTTCGATGCGTTGATTAAACATCTCGCAGGGAAAGGCATCGTGGTGTGCCGGTCAGCCGGCATCGCGGGGATTCCCCGTCCGACACCCCACCCCGCGCTCGATGCCCAGGTGCAGACGGCAGTCAAAGATCTGATTCGACGGGCCGAAACCAGACCACGGACAATGAAGACGCTCCGGAGCACTTTACATGCACTGTTCCGGAAACAGCTTTCAGAGCAGGAACTGACTGCCCTTCTGGATGCTTTATGCAAGGAGGGCATGGTAAAGATTGACGGCATGAAGGTGACCTACGATTTGCCGAGCAAGAATGTAACGGACGTTAGCGGGCGGGAGAAGGACGCGTCCCTGTGA
- a CDS encoding ATP-binding protein: MAKPRPPLEQLTEQQASSPFNPDVANAFFRAAYLESWGRGIDLIRNACKERGAPAPLFRWDNGLWVEFPFPPESKMETIWGTTQETSVKTSVKTSVQILQMLQATPDMTMADLATQLGKTLRAVEMACAKLTKNGKIRFVGPRKGGHWEVLK; the protein is encoded by the coding sequence GTGGCGAAGCCACGCCCACCTTTGGAGCAATTGACCGAACAACAAGCCTCCTCCCCCTTCAATCCCGACGTTGCTAACGCCTTCTTCCGTGCCGCATACCTCGAATCCTGGGGCCGCGGTATCGACCTGATCCGGAATGCCTGCAAAGAAAGAGGAGCCCCTGCCCCTTTGTTCCGCTGGGATAATGGCCTGTGGGTGGAGTTTCCCTTCCCTCCTGAATCTAAGATGGAAACGATTTGGGGGACTACCCAAGAAACTTCGGTAAAAACTTCGGTAAAAACTTCGGTACAAATCCTTCAGATGCTCCAGGCGACGCCCGACATGACGATGGCAGATTTGGCCACACAACTTGGAAAAACACTTCGGGCTGTGGAAATGGCCTGCGCAAAACTGACAAAGAATGGCAAAATCCGATTTGTAGGCCCACGAAAAGGCGGGCATTGGGAAGTGCTGAAATAA